A DNA window from Mycobacterium sp. IDR2000157661 contains the following coding sequences:
- a CDS encoding TetR/AcrR family transcriptional regulator encodes MTQAVAVDTRDAIISAAFACFRTRGLAKTTIVDIARAAEVSRSTFYEYFRDKETVVEACAEAASQRFYRNMAKAIDRHGGSTLEGRLVRAAVFVCQARQVVEPEAYFDDAEVNLMMTKNAATLLKECADFFAPYVTAARLTGEVRADLEVATATEWFARMLFSLFTTPSPTIDMRDDDAVADFVRAYVVNGFLDGLPRRR; translated from the coding sequence GTGACTCAGGCGGTAGCGGTCGACACCCGGGATGCCATCATCTCGGCGGCATTCGCCTGCTTCCGCACCCGCGGATTGGCCAAGACCACCATCGTCGATATCGCCCGCGCCGCGGAGGTGTCGCGCAGCACCTTCTACGAGTACTTCCGCGACAAGGAGACCGTCGTCGAGGCCTGCGCGGAGGCGGCGTCCCAACGCTTCTACCGCAATATGGCCAAGGCGATCGATCGCCACGGTGGCAGCACGCTCGAGGGCAGGTTGGTGCGCGCTGCCGTGTTCGTATGTCAAGCGCGCCAGGTCGTCGAACCCGAGGCTTACTTCGACGATGCGGAAGTCAACCTCATGATGACGAAGAACGCGGCCACTCTCCTCAAGGAGTGCGCCGACTTCTTCGCTCCCTATGTGACAGCGGCCAGGTTGACCGGCGAAGTCCGCGCCGACCTGGAGGTCGCCACTGCGACCGAATGGTTCGCCCGGATGTTGTTCTCGCTGTTCACCACACCATCGCCCACCATAGACATGCGCGACGACGACGCGGTGGCGGACTTCGTCCGGGCCTACGTGGTGAACGGTTTCCTCGACGGCCTCCCCCGGCGCCGCTAG
- a CDS encoding cytochrome P450, whose translation MSSTTREVDNGSVEGSGERSVEFDPFSQDFFDGAYDTYRRLRNEAPVYYSEKWDFWALTRYHDVAPATKDHETFSSAKGATLDMVKAHDDAIPVPKVIISMDPPEHEKMRKLVSKVFTPRAIAALEDMVREKVYERIDALNPANFDVVEDFSALFPNEVITTMLGVPKQDRDQIRRWLDLLLERHPGEIAITKDGYQASVSTGLYYYDLVRQRRAKPEDDMISRLIETEIEREGVVEKLTDVDITGFATMLGGAGAETVTKLVGNAMVAFADFPDQWRRLRADRTKIPAAVEELLRYEAPSQYQVRTATRDVTYYGVTIPADSAVLLVTGSATRDERMFDDPDTLDIERERKMGFNLAFGYGIHSCLGAALARMESHIALNALLDLLPEYEVDRGGLQRVAMSNVCGWSNVPVRRTV comes from the coding sequence GTGAGCTCGACCACGCGCGAGGTCGACAATGGGTCCGTCGAGGGGTCCGGCGAGAGGTCGGTCGAGTTCGACCCGTTCTCGCAGGACTTCTTCGACGGGGCATACGACACCTACCGCCGCCTGCGCAACGAGGCGCCCGTCTACTACAGCGAGAAGTGGGATTTCTGGGCACTCACGCGTTACCACGACGTGGCGCCGGCGACAAAGGATCACGAGACGTTCTCGTCGGCGAAGGGCGCCACCCTCGACATGGTCAAAGCCCATGACGACGCGATTCCGGTGCCCAAGGTCATCATCTCGATGGATCCGCCCGAGCACGAGAAGATGCGAAAGCTCGTCAGCAAGGTGTTCACCCCGCGGGCCATCGCCGCACTGGAAGACATGGTGCGCGAGAAGGTCTATGAGCGCATCGACGCGCTGAACCCGGCGAACTTCGATGTGGTCGAGGACTTCTCCGCGCTGTTCCCCAACGAGGTCATCACCACGATGCTCGGTGTGCCGAAGCAGGATCGCGACCAGATCCGGCGCTGGCTGGATCTCCTTCTCGAACGGCACCCCGGTGAGATCGCCATCACCAAAGACGGTTACCAAGCCTCGGTGAGCACCGGCCTGTACTACTACGACCTGGTGCGGCAGCGGCGGGCCAAGCCTGAGGACGACATGATCAGCCGGCTGATCGAAACCGAGATCGAGCGCGAAGGAGTCGTGGAGAAGCTCACCGATGTCGACATCACCGGCTTCGCGACGATGCTCGGGGGTGCGGGCGCCGAAACGGTCACGAAGTTGGTGGGCAACGCGATGGTCGCGTTCGCGGACTTCCCCGACCAGTGGCGCAGGCTTCGTGCAGACCGCACAAAGATTCCGGCCGCGGTCGAGGAGTTGCTGCGCTACGAAGCGCCCTCGCAGTATCAGGTCCGCACCGCGACGCGCGACGTCACCTACTATGGCGTCACGATTCCCGCGGACAGCGCCGTGCTGCTGGTCACCGGATCGGCCACCCGCGACGAGCGGATGTTCGACGATCCTGACACGTTGGACATCGAGCGGGAGCGCAAGATGGGGTTCAACCTCGCTTTCGGCTACGGCATCCACAGCTGTCTCGGCGCGGCGCTGGCCCGGATGGAGAGTCACATCGCGTTGAACGCGCTCCTCGACCTTCTGCCTGAGTACGAAGTGGACCGCGGCGGCTTGCAGCGCGTGGCGATGTCGAACGTCTGCGGTTGGTCCAATGTTCCCGTGCGCAGGACGGTCTGA
- a CDS encoding Zn-ribbon domain-containing OB-fold protein, giving the protein MASRLAPSISPDTEFFWSGLKDHELRIQRCTDCKTLRVPPRPMCGSCQSLNWDWIVSAGRGTVYSFVMPQYPPLPFLQYPYVVALIELDEGVRLVSNLCDIEPDAIEVGMPVEVFYETFEALPSGEELVLHQFRPAH; this is encoded by the coding sequence ATGGCCAGTCGACTCGCCCCCTCGATCAGTCCGGACACCGAGTTCTTCTGGTCGGGCCTGAAGGACCATGAACTTCGCATCCAGCGCTGCACGGACTGCAAGACGCTGCGGGTTCCGCCGCGACCGATGTGTGGTTCCTGCCAGTCGCTGAATTGGGACTGGATCGTGTCCGCCGGACGCGGGACGGTCTACAGCTTCGTGATGCCGCAGTATCCCCCGCTGCCGTTCCTCCAGTACCCCTACGTCGTCGCCCTGATCGAACTCGACGAGGGCGTTCGCCTCGTGTCGAACCTGTGCGACATCGAACCCGATGCCATCGAGGTCGGGATGCCCGTCGAGGTCTTCTACGAGACCTTCGAAGCCCTTCCCAGCGGAGAAGAACTGGTGCTGCACCAGTTTCGGCCCGCCCACTGA
- a CDS encoding cytochrome P450 → MHSPDFYAGDPYPAYRELRANTPVVWNDVTNFWALTKYEDVRFVSGHPMLFSSTHGITIPDPAYPEPVQEGNLIFTDPPRHRQLRKLINSGFTRRQVALLEPTVRSIVDGIVENIDPSREYEFAEEIAAPLPTRMIAEMLGAAPEDWEKFRAWSDAAVGTADPDIELDHLVALGELYEYFTKLIDARRSGAVSGQDDLLSILAAAEVDGERLTDADLLNFSFLLLVAGNETTRNLIALGTQALLENPEQFAMLRSDPSHLTCAVEEMLRFTSPVTHMARRATADVEIRGQQIRAGDTVVMLYGSANRDEEIFGPASESFDITRNPNPHIAFGAGEHACLGAQLARLEARVMFEVLLGAYPTIELTGDVTRLRATMVPGVKRMPVRLGANL, encoded by the coding sequence CTGCATTCGCCGGACTTCTACGCGGGCGATCCCTACCCCGCGTACCGGGAGTTGCGGGCGAACACGCCGGTGGTGTGGAACGACGTCACGAATTTCTGGGCGTTGACCAAGTACGAGGACGTGCGATTCGTATCCGGGCACCCGATGTTGTTCTCGTCGACGCACGGCATCACCATTCCGGACCCTGCCTATCCCGAGCCGGTCCAGGAAGGCAACCTCATCTTCACGGACCCACCTCGGCACCGTCAGCTGCGGAAGCTGATCAACTCGGGATTCACCCGCCGTCAGGTGGCGTTGCTGGAGCCGACGGTGCGCAGCATCGTCGACGGCATCGTCGAGAACATCGATCCCTCTCGCGAGTACGAGTTCGCCGAAGAGATCGCCGCGCCGCTGCCGACCCGCATGATCGCCGAAATGCTCGGTGCCGCTCCGGAGGACTGGGAGAAGTTCCGCGCCTGGTCGGATGCCGCTGTCGGGACGGCGGATCCCGACATCGAGCTCGACCACTTGGTGGCGCTCGGCGAGCTCTACGAGTACTTCACCAAACTCATCGATGCGCGGCGATCCGGCGCGGTGAGCGGCCAGGACGATCTGTTGAGCATCCTCGCGGCCGCCGAAGTGGATGGAGAGCGCCTCACCGACGCCGACCTGCTCAACTTCTCGTTCCTGCTTCTCGTCGCGGGCAACGAGACAACACGCAACCTCATCGCGCTGGGCACCCAAGCGCTACTCGAGAATCCGGAGCAGTTCGCGATGCTTCGCTCCGATCCCTCGCATCTTACGTGCGCCGTCGAGGAGATGCTGCGCTTCACCAGTCCGGTGACGCACATGGCGCGACGGGCAACCGCGGATGTCGAGATCCGCGGGCAGCAGATCAGGGCGGGAGACACGGTGGTCATGCTGTACGGCTCGGCGAACCGGGACGAGGAGATCTTCGGCCCGGCGAGTGAAAGTTTCGACATCACACGTAATCCCAACCCGCACATCGCCTTCGGTGCCGGGGAACACGCCTGCCTGGGTGCGCAACTCGCCCGCCTCGAAGCCAGGGTCATGTTCGAGGTGCTGTTGGGCGCCTATCCGACGATCGAGCTGACCGGAGACGTCACCCGACTGCGCGCCACCATGGTGCCCGGGGTCAAACGCATGCCGGTCCGACTGGGAGCGAACCTCTGA
- a CDS encoding nuclear transport factor 2 family protein — MALDARDLDALVALFVEDVDAGRQGSGRDALKRWYDEVLRRFYRSIHLICGHVIDFVDADHATGSLYCRAEHEDGDGWYVITMRYDDVYERRAGSWLFVERREHPWYSVDVTERPGPEFVRWPADVPLRAAMPHRLPTWRAFWDRGDPALPGRLSRRP; from the coding sequence ATGGCGCTGGACGCGCGGGACCTCGATGCGCTGGTGGCGTTGTTCGTCGAGGACGTCGATGCCGGCAGGCAGGGCAGCGGTAGAGATGCGCTCAAACGGTGGTACGACGAGGTGCTGCGCAGGTTCTATCGCAGCATTCACTTGATCTGTGGGCACGTGATCGACTTCGTCGACGCCGACCACGCGACCGGCTCACTCTACTGTCGCGCCGAGCACGAGGACGGCGACGGCTGGTACGTCATCACGATGCGGTACGACGACGTATACGAGCGGCGCGCCGGTTCATGGTTGTTCGTGGAACGACGGGAACACCCCTGGTACTCCGTTGACGTGACCGAGCGCCCCGGACCGGAATTCGTCCGCTGGCCGGCCGACGTGCCGCTACGGGCGGCGATGCCGCACCGGCTGCCGACCTGGCGGGCATTCTGGGACAGGGGAGACCCGGCACTGCCCGGGCGGCTGTCGCGGCGCCCGTAG
- a CDS encoding MaoC family dehydratase, giving the protein MTSETEVAPHVRGVKRPATLPWNTINVGDEVTPMDVPVTATLIVAGAIASRDYMPVHHDRDFANSQGSKDIFLNILTTNGLCVKFLHDWAGPEAMIKKLSIRLGVPAYPNDPLRFEGSVTGKSAADGEGLIEVAFTGTNSLGDHVKGTAVLSLLEGVEG; this is encoded by the coding sequence ATGACCTCTGAGACTGAAGTCGCTCCTCACGTCCGCGGCGTGAAGCGCCCCGCGACGTTGCCGTGGAACACGATCAACGTGGGCGATGAGGTGACTCCGATGGACGTGCCCGTCACCGCCACACTCATCGTCGCCGGCGCCATCGCTTCGCGCGACTACATGCCCGTGCACCATGATCGAGATTTCGCGAACTCACAGGGCTCCAAGGACATCTTCCTCAACATCCTGACCACCAACGGGCTGTGCGTGAAGTTCCTACACGACTGGGCCGGGCCGGAGGCGATGATCAAGAAGCTGTCCATCCGGCTCGGGGTGCCCGCCTATCCCAACGATCCGCTGCGCTTCGAGGGCAGCGTCACCGGTAAGTCCGCCGCCGACGGCGAAGGCTTGATCGAGGTCGCCTTCACGGGCACCAACAGCCTCGGCGATCACGTCAAGGGCACCGCGGTGCTGAGCCTGCTCGAGGGCGTCGAGGGATGA
- a CDS encoding lipid-transfer protein: MTGIGGKAALVGIGQTEFSKESGRTEMQLACEAVKAAIEDAGLRPKDIDGMVTFTVDENEEIEVARNVGIESLTFFTRVPHGGGAAAGTVMQAAMAVATGAAEAVVCYRAFNERSGFRFGGAGRQPGVTPLWMAPYAPFGFMTPAAWVALHAQRYMTTYGVTNADFGKISVIDRKHAANNPDAWFYEKPITIEQHQQSRWIIEPVLRLLDCCQESDGGVAMVVTSVERARDLAKPPAVITAAAQGAAYDGEVMTSYYREDITGLPEMGVVGTKLWRDSGLKPDDISTAFLYDHFTPLVFTQLEELGFCGRGEAKDFVSVDELSLGGRMPINTNGGLLGEAYIHGMNGITEGVRQVRGTSFNQVDDVEHVLVTSGTGVPTSGLILAPDH, from the coding sequence ATGACGGGGATCGGGGGCAAGGCCGCGCTCGTCGGGATCGGTCAGACCGAGTTCTCGAAGGAGTCCGGCCGCACCGAGATGCAACTGGCCTGCGAGGCCGTCAAGGCGGCGATCGAGGATGCGGGCCTGCGCCCGAAGGACATCGACGGCATGGTGACCTTCACCGTCGACGAGAACGAGGAGATCGAGGTCGCGCGTAACGTCGGCATCGAGAGCCTCACCTTCTTCACCCGGGTTCCGCACGGCGGCGGGGCCGCCGCGGGCACCGTGATGCAGGCCGCGATGGCGGTCGCGACGGGGGCCGCCGAGGCGGTGGTGTGCTACCGAGCGTTCAACGAGCGCTCCGGCTTCCGGTTCGGCGGCGCCGGACGTCAGCCCGGCGTCACTCCGCTGTGGATGGCACCGTACGCGCCGTTCGGCTTCATGACGCCGGCTGCCTGGGTGGCGCTGCACGCCCAGCGCTACATGACCACGTACGGCGTCACCAACGCCGACTTCGGCAAGATCTCGGTCATCGACCGCAAACACGCGGCCAACAATCCCGACGCCTGGTTCTACGAGAAGCCGATCACCATCGAGCAGCACCAGCAGTCACGATGGATCATCGAGCCCGTGCTGCGCCTGCTCGACTGCTGCCAGGAGAGCGACGGCGGGGTGGCCATGGTGGTCACCAGCGTCGAGCGCGCCAGGGACCTGGCCAAGCCCCCGGCCGTCATCACCGCGGCTGCACAGGGAGCCGCCTACGACGGGGAGGTGATGACCAGTTACTACCGGGAGGACATCACCGGTCTGCCCGAGATGGGTGTGGTCGGCACCAAGCTGTGGCGCGACTCCGGACTGAAGCCCGACGACATCTCGACCGCCTTCCTCTACGACCACTTCACCCCGTTGGTCTTCACCCAGCTCGAGGAGCTCGGCTTCTGCGGACGCGGGGAGGCCAAGGATTTCGTCTCGGTCGACGAGCTCTCACTGGGAGGCCGGATGCCCATCAACACCAACGGCGGACTGCTCGGCGAGGCCTACATCCACGGCATGAACGGCATCACCGAAGGCGTCCGTCAAGTCCGTGGCACCTCGTTCAACCAGGTCGATGACGTCGAGCACGTCCTCGTCACCTCGGGTACCGGCGTTCCGACCAGCGGCCTCATCCTGGCCCCGGACCACTGA
- a CDS encoding FAS1-like dehydratase domain-containing protein, translated as MTDTAKDDMRERLDALIGTPTDGVGRPSHAPDPVNAAMIRHWAYALDDMNPAYLDAEFAENSRYGAIVSPPVMLQSWTMPPPKLAGIHDRGGVPIEMKGENPLQFLTDAGYTGIIATNSEFEIERYPRVGDQISAETVFDSISDEKKTAMGNGFFVTWVTTYRDQNGDVIGRQWFRTLRFKTGN; from the coding sequence ATGACCGACACCGCCAAAGACGACATGCGTGAGCGTCTCGACGCGCTCATCGGCACACCGACCGACGGTGTCGGACGGCCGTCGCACGCTCCCGATCCGGTGAATGCGGCGATGATCCGGCACTGGGCGTACGCCTTGGACGACATGAACCCGGCCTATCTGGACGCCGAGTTCGCGGAGAACTCCCGTTACGGAGCGATCGTCTCGCCGCCGGTGATGCTGCAGAGCTGGACGATGCCGCCGCCGAAGCTCGCTGGCATCCACGACCGCGGTGGTGTGCCGATCGAGATGAAGGGCGAGAATCCCCTGCAGTTCCTTACCGATGCCGGCTACACCGGGATCATCGCGACCAACTCGGAGTTCGAGATCGAGCGTTATCCCCGTGTCGGAGACCAGATCTCGGCTGAAACGGTCTTCGACTCGATCTCCGACGAGAAGAAGACGGCGATGGGCAACGGCTTCTTCGTCACCTGGGTCACCACCTACCGTGATCAGAACGGCGATGTCATCGGACGCCAGTGGTTCCGGACTCTGCGATTCAAGACGGGAAACTAG
- a CDS encoding acyl-CoA dehydrogenase family protein, which produces MEFDYTPEQEQLRKEYRERLEAVMTPERRAAVSGLTEGGAAIGECRRALGAAGLLGVAWPVEYGGSGLTALEQYIFGEEARRVNAPLPMITLNTVGPTLIQYGTDEQKDTFLPAILRGEVEFAIGYSEPGAGSDLASLRTTAVRDGNEFVINGAKMFTSGAEFADYIWLAARTDPEAKKHKGITVFIVPTDTPGFSWKPLHTMPGVSTYYTFYDDVRVPESAIVLGENQGWKLVTNQLNLERAALGNLGALEPLFAKTLEWARTTPLDDGLVIDQPWVQQALARVEAQVAAYRLLNLRVNSSMSSGALGMGEASAAKVFGTELTQQVARELLDVVGQAGIRKGPAAPLKGELESAYRLAVINTFGGGANELQRDIIAMAGLGMPRAPRDMRAS; this is translated from the coding sequence ATGGAATTCGACTACACCCCCGAACAAGAGCAACTGCGCAAGGAGTACCGCGAACGCCTCGAGGCCGTGATGACGCCCGAACGGCGCGCGGCGGTGTCCGGGTTGACCGAGGGCGGCGCCGCGATCGGTGAGTGCCGACGGGCGCTGGGCGCCGCAGGTCTGCTCGGGGTCGCCTGGCCGGTCGAGTACGGCGGCAGCGGGCTGACCGCCCTGGAGCAGTACATCTTCGGCGAGGAGGCGCGTAGGGTGAACGCGCCGCTGCCGATGATCACGCTCAACACCGTGGGTCCCACCCTGATCCAGTACGGCACCGACGAGCAGAAGGACACGTTCCTGCCCGCGATCCTGCGAGGCGAGGTGGAGTTCGCCATCGGGTACTCCGAACCCGGCGCTGGAAGTGACCTCGCTTCACTGCGCACGACGGCGGTGCGCGACGGCAACGAGTTCGTCATCAACGGCGCCAAGATGTTCACCAGCGGTGCGGAGTTCGCCGACTACATCTGGTTGGCGGCGCGGACGGATCCGGAAGCCAAGAAGCACAAAGGGATCACCGTCTTCATCGTGCCCACCGATACCCCGGGGTTCTCGTGGAAGCCGCTGCACACCATGCCGGGGGTGTCGACCTACTACACGTTCTACGACGACGTGCGCGTCCCGGAGAGCGCGATCGTGCTCGGTGAGAACCAAGGCTGGAAGCTGGTGACCAACCAGCTGAACCTCGAACGCGCCGCCCTGGGCAATCTGGGCGCACTGGAACCGCTGTTCGCCAAGACGCTGGAGTGGGCCAGGACCACGCCCCTCGACGACGGTCTGGTCATCGACCAACCGTGGGTCCAGCAGGCGCTGGCCCGGGTCGAGGCGCAGGTGGCCGCCTATCGCTTACTAAACCTGCGGGTCAACAGCAGCATGAGTTCCGGCGCCCTGGGAATGGGGGAGGCTTCGGCGGCCAAGGTCTTCGGCACCGAACTCACGCAGCAGGTGGCCCGCGAACTGCTCGATGTGGTCGGACAGGCGGGCATCCGCAAGGGCCCCGCGGCGCCGTTGAAAGGTGAGCTCGAAAGCGCCTACCGACTGGCCGTCATCAACACCTTCGGTGGCGGCGCGAACGAACTGCAACGCGACATCATCGCCATGGCCGGACTCGGGATGCCGCGTGCACCCCGCGACATGCGAGCGTCCTGA
- a CDS encoding CaiB/BaiF CoA transferase family protein yields the protein MLNGVRVLEVAAWTFVPSAGAVLAEWGAEVIKVEPRNGGDPQRGLVTMGIVDEGGGSVNYMIEIPNRGKKSIGVDLSTPGGQDVVRELAKQSDVFLTSYLPERRKKFHIDVDDIRAVNPSIVYVRGSGHGPKGPDADKPGYDGVSYWARGGIATMLTEDGDELVRSRPAFGDLLGGMTIAGGIAAALYKKATTGQGSVVDVSLLGLAAWNLSPDVAVSQIHGGTSIPKFGHADAPNPLVGTYRTKDGRYVQLMMLQLDKFYPEAMRVIGLPELIDDPRFADPASRFENRVALIALLDEAFAKRTVAEWRTTLAALSGAWGIVQTPAELCEDPAVTANGYIAHTETVNGVPFSLPANPVQFDEQPVTPVGAPEHGQHTEEVLMAAGIDWDRIEELKSSGAIL from the coding sequence GTGCTCAATGGGGTGCGCGTCCTCGAGGTCGCCGCATGGACGTTCGTACCGTCGGCAGGAGCGGTCCTGGCGGAATGGGGCGCCGAGGTGATCAAAGTCGAGCCACGCAATGGTGGTGATCCGCAGCGCGGGCTGGTCACGATGGGCATCGTCGACGAGGGCGGCGGCTCGGTCAACTACATGATCGAGATTCCCAATCGCGGCAAGAAGTCGATCGGCGTCGACTTGAGCACGCCGGGTGGTCAAGACGTGGTTCGCGAACTCGCCAAGCAGAGCGACGTCTTCCTAACCAGCTATCTGCCCGAACGACGCAAGAAGTTCCACATCGACGTCGATGACATCCGCGCCGTGAACCCGAGCATCGTCTATGTGCGGGGATCCGGCCACGGGCCGAAGGGCCCGGATGCGGACAAACCCGGCTACGACGGGGTTTCCTATTGGGCCCGCGGCGGGATCGCCACGATGCTGACCGAGGACGGCGACGAACTGGTCCGCTCTCGTCCGGCCTTCGGCGACCTGCTTGGCGGTATGACGATCGCGGGTGGCATCGCCGCGGCGCTGTACAAGAAGGCGACCACCGGCCAGGGGTCGGTCGTCGATGTCTCCCTGCTGGGGCTCGCCGCGTGGAACCTGAGCCCCGACGTCGCCGTCAGCCAGATCCACGGGGGCACCTCCATTCCCAAATTCGGCCATGCCGACGCGCCCAATCCGCTGGTGGGCACGTACCGCACGAAGGACGGCCGCTACGTCCAGCTGATGATGCTGCAACTCGACAAGTTCTATCCCGAGGCGATGCGCGTGATCGGGCTCCCCGAACTCATCGACGATCCGCGATTCGCCGACCCGGCCTCGCGATTCGAGAACCGGGTGGCCCTGATCGCGTTACTCGACGAGGCATTCGCCAAGCGCACGGTGGCCGAGTGGCGCACGACGCTGGCAGCGCTGTCGGGCGCCTGGGGAATCGTGCAGACACCCGCCGAGCTCTGCGAGGATCCCGCCGTCACCGCCAACGGATACATCGCGCACACCGAGACCGTCAACGGCGTGCCGTTCTCCCTGCCGGCCAATCCCGTCCAATTCGACGAACAGCCGGTGACCCCGGTCGGCGCTCCAGAGCACGGGCAGCACACCGAGGAAGTTCTGATGGCTGCCGGAATCGACTGGGACAGAATCGAAGAACTCAAGAGTTCGGGCGCGATCCTGTGA
- a CDS encoding acyl-CoA dehydrogenase family protein produces MDFTFTEEQETVTKVARQLFEHRATPEQLTDLESGDVRHDAALWAELASADLLGIALPESVGGTGGGFLELGVLLSEVGHSVAPVPVYATLLLGADTLARHGDSELQQRFLPGVVDGGTILTAALAEPGSSDPAVPRTTARADGDVWRLTGHKELVPAAQLAAAVVISATTSDGPALFIVETPGDGVSVTPVRTTNGEPFADIELTDAVGRRLSEHNGAAAVQALYTRALVGLCAMQVGVVDRALKLAASYTSEREQFGRPIGSFQAVQQRLADAFIDTEAIRWTTWHAAWLIGEGRPAGREAAIAKFWAAEAGARVTASAQQVHGGMGIDVTYPLSRYFLWAKQIELTLGSASQQLARLGHTYAEGSNP; encoded by the coding sequence ATGGACTTCACCTTCACCGAAGAGCAGGAGACGGTAACCAAAGTCGCCCGCCAGCTCTTCGAGCACCGCGCGACGCCGGAGCAGCTGACCGACCTGGAGTCGGGCGATGTGCGCCACGACGCCGCCCTGTGGGCCGAGTTGGCCTCAGCGGATCTCCTCGGCATTGCGCTGCCGGAGTCGGTCGGCGGCACCGGCGGGGGTTTCCTCGAGCTGGGCGTTCTGCTCAGCGAGGTCGGTCACAGCGTCGCTCCGGTTCCGGTCTATGCGACGCTGCTCTTGGGCGCCGATACCCTTGCCCGGCATGGTGATTCCGAGCTGCAGCAGCGTTTCCTGCCCGGAGTCGTCGACGGCGGCACGATCCTGACCGCGGCGCTGGCCGAACCGGGTAGCTCCGACCCGGCCGTGCCGCGTACCACCGCACGTGCCGACGGCGATGTCTGGCGGCTCACCGGTCACAAAGAACTGGTGCCCGCCGCGCAGCTCGCCGCCGCCGTCGTCATCTCGGCGACGACGAGCGACGGCCCGGCGCTGTTCATCGTCGAAACACCCGGCGACGGAGTGAGTGTCACGCCGGTGCGGACAACCAACGGCGAGCCCTTCGCCGACATCGAGTTGACGGATGCCGTCGGGCGGCGGCTGAGCGAGCACAACGGCGCGGCTGCCGTCCAGGCGCTCTACACCCGTGCGCTGGTCGGGCTGTGCGCAATGCAGGTCGGCGTCGTCGACCGGGCACTCAAGCTGGCCGCCTCCTACACCAGCGAGCGTGAGCAGTTCGGGCGACCGATCGGCTCCTTCCAGGCCGTTCAGCAGCGGCTGGCGGACGCCTTCATCGACACCGAGGCGATCCGCTGGACGACCTGGCACGCGGCGTGGTTGATCGGCGAGGGCAGGCCCGCCGGGCGCGAAGCCGCCATCGCGAAGTTCTGGGCCGCCGAAGCGGGAGCGCGGGTCACCGCATCCGCGCAACAGGTACACGGCGGGATGGGCATCGATGTGACCTACCCCCTGTCTCGGTACTTCTTGTGGGCCAAGCAGATCGAGCTCACTTTGGGGTCGGCGTCACAACAGTTGGCGCGGCTCGGTCACACCTATGCGGAAGGAAGCAACCCATGA